One Castanea sativa cultivar Marrone di Chiusa Pesio chromosome 4, ASM4071231v1 DNA window includes the following coding sequences:
- the LOC142632079 gene encoding uncharacterized protein LOC142632079 → MANRKKCINKDNNCDTLKKNSMRKIRIIYSDPYATESSSDDEEKNEFKPMGGKRNVKEILIPNKNSLSTDVSAMSKECKDLFSHPSSPSSVLEASTPALLGNGIGNSIKEEDNLEPVLYSSNLALVGNRIGNSNKEEGSVDPNLEEEQSFLDFMDDIDAYPTLGDECGEEYALPPFDIEFAVEDFSWIDEVLDLSGL, encoded by the coding sequence ATGGCTAACCGCAAAAAATGTATAAACAAAGACAACAATTGTGACACATTGAAGAAAAACTCAATGAGGAAAATTCGTATTATATACTCTGATCCTTATGCCACTGAATCTTCAagtgatgatgaagaaaaaaatgagtTCAAGCCAATGGGTGGTAAGCGCAATGTCAAGGAGATTTTGATTCCAAATAAGAATTCGTTATCGACTGATGTGAGTGCCATGTCCAAAGAGTGTAAAGATTTGTTTTCTCATCCATCCTCCCCATCATCTGTGCTTGAGGCCTCTACTCCAGCTCTACTTGGTAATGGAATTGGAAATTCaatcaaagaagaagacaatTTGGAACCAGTTCTATACAGCTCTAATTTAGCTCTTGTTGGTAATCGAATTGGAAATTCAAACAAAGAAGAAGGCAGTGTGGATccaaatcttgaagaagaacAATCGTTTTTGGATTTCATGGATGACATTGATGCTTATCCTACGCTTGGGGATGAATGTGGAGAGGAATATGCTCTTCCTCCTTTCGATATTGAATTTGCTGTTGAGGATTTTTCTTGGATTGATGAGGTCCTAGATCTTTCAGGACTATAA
- the LOC142632691 gene encoding uncharacterized protein LOC142632691 — MSIEFDMLYGALNSLSIDGNVTEKTKDLFSHPSPSSVLEFSTPTLLGNGIGNSIKEEDNVEPYLYYSTSAVVGNRVGNTIIEEESMLPILEEEQLVLDFWEVPIMSPNILELFLQFYNQNFNGINDIDAYPILQNECDEKYALSPFDTEFATENFSWIDDVLNFTTS, encoded by the coding sequence ATGTCGATTGAGTTTGATATGCTATATGGAGCTCTGAATTCATTATCAATTGATGGGAATGTGACAGAAAAGACCAAAGATTTGTTTTCTCATCCATCCCCATCATCTGTGCTAGAATTCTCTACTCCAACACTACTTGGTAATGGCATTGGAAATTCaatcaaagaagaagacaatGTGGAACCATATCTATACTACTCTACTTCAGCTGTAGTTGGTAATAGAGTTGGTAATACAATCATAGAAGAAGAAAGTATGTTACCAATTCTTGAAGAAGAACAATTGGTTTTGGATTTCTGGGAAGTCCCAATAATGTCACCAAATATTCTAGAGTTGTTTCTGCAgttttacaatcaaaatttcaatGGTATTAATGACATTGATGCTTATCCTATCCTTCAGAATGAATGTGACGAGAAATAcgctctttctccttttgatacTGAATTTGCTACTGAGAATTTCTCCTGGATTGATGATGTCCTAAATTTTACAACCTCATAA